A window from Bufo bufo chromosome 1, aBufBuf1.1, whole genome shotgun sequence encodes these proteins:
- the LOC120987290 gene encoding histone H2B 1.1 — protein sequence MPEPAKSAPAPKKGSKKAVTKVQKKDGKKRRKSRKESYAIYVYKVLKQVHPDTGISSKAMGIMNSFVNDIFERIAGEASRLAHYNKRSTITSREIQTAVRLLLPGELAKHAVSEGTKAVTKYTSAK from the coding sequence ATGCCCGAGCCAGCCAAGTCCGCCCCAGCGCCCAAGAAGGGCTCCAAGAAAGCCGTCACCAAGGTTCAGAAGAAGGACGGCAAGAAGCGGAGGAAGAGCAGGAAGGAGAGCTATGCCATCTACGTCTACAAGGTGCTGAAGCAGGTCCACCCCGACACCGGCATCTCCTCCAAGGCCATGGGCATCATGAACTCCTTCGTCAACGACATCTTCGAGCGCATCGCAGGGGAAGCCTCCCGCCTGGCTCACTACAACAAGCGCTCCACCATCACCTCCCGGGAGATCCAGACCGCCGTGCGCCTGCTGCTGCCCGGAGAGCTGGCCAAGCACGCCGTCTCCGAGGGCACCAAGGCCGTCACCAAGTACACCAGCGCCAAGTGA